In the Verrucomicrobiia bacterium genome, one interval contains:
- a CDS encoding DUF4082 domain-containing protein — MKTKTILRYLPRLAILLALFTVLFLAKPVNAATFPLFPLDTTPPSVPTGLSVAPQEAYLSVSWAAASDNVGVTEYEVWRDGSLYKTTTKLSFIDYAVVPGQEYSYEVRAKDASNNYSALSAAVVRAPTSTNVWGETLPAVEDGGDGGSIELGMKFTPKQDGKVTGVRFYKAPANTGAHIGNLWSTTGANLGSVVFSGETASGWQEATFATPIDVTAGTTYIVSYFAPNGHYSIDRNYFNITGMETPYILVPKNTAGNENGVFAYGAGPTFPNSNFNAGNYWVDVAFAPEQPAPLLGTNPSATTLVSPLLPTPLTKAGMSASMSGGDGWRPIPYGDAIYNIGHHQEVTSTYPAIYATDRVTGQQLPGYPKALNSGDPTMPTDLVSVTHTTEFLDREGAFGPAGAVYIGVQRMNQSEVGVACFNLETGTGCGYTPVGNTVGNTSGAGGFSIYAILSAGYEAEGIFHSLTSDGRLVRMDIASRTALPPVSLNFPDSTDQNGAYGPALYKVGDKLIAYIRYNASSIGALQPLGTRMQCYDPATGAICSGWPATPITLPSTANNPAHTIRGTTPMLTGAGEEDGFCTFWIEGATEGAYCFGLDGTPRTVPPVLLSPTEIPNPVFDTGHLPGTARTYIPYRTEISPTVVYDTYMCFDWATMARCADFGDTPGSLKTWDPINNGNLATYGIVYDEAGGCMLALGDRSWMVAFSPITGNSPCQTLKYTSVVDPVAAYCDNISLATTWRQLDLYNIDPSLVDTAQVTLRDSNGAIVPGFEDIVITPGSPLDISAIPATGATQQLTIELEMTTHSNWSWQDGQPSIAASFNGDTFNLEADDCTLSRIGASVFEDTNNNGVHDSGEAPLPGVEVALLNDAGFTVAVTTVQPDGTYEFTNLAPGNYAVQFRTPTGYQSSPLVVGTGTGMTSDADPNSDVATRFVTLTGGNALYVMGAGFLVEQLPEPNPNPNPNPTPRPETPNQPPQLAPDLADTSSQLPQYILLCIGLLALSAASFRYAKKR; from the coding sequence ATGAAAACCAAAACGATTCTCCGCTACTTACCGCGCCTCGCCATTTTACTGGCACTTTTCACGGTTTTATTTCTTGCTAAACCAGTTAATGCCGCCACATTTCCACTTTTTCCCCTTGATACTACCCCACCAAGCGTGCCGACTGGACTTAGCGTTGCACCGCAAGAAGCGTACTTATCGGTATCATGGGCTGCGGCTTCCGATAATGTTGGGGTAACCGAATACGAAGTTTGGCGCGATGGGTCGCTTTATAAAACAACTACTAAGCTTTCGTTTATTGATTACGCCGTGGTGCCTGGTCAAGAGTATAGCTATGAAGTGCGGGCAAAAGATGCCTCTAATAACTACTCGGCCCTATCAGCCGCAGTGGTGCGCGCACCGACGTCCACCAATGTTTGGGGTGAAACCTTGCCTGCTGTTGAAGATGGCGGCGATGGCGGCTCGATTGAGCTTGGCATGAAATTCACCCCCAAGCAAGACGGCAAAGTCACTGGTGTACGATTTTACAAGGCACCCGCTAACACCGGGGCGCATATTGGCAATCTTTGGTCCACGACTGGCGCCAATTTAGGGTCGGTGGTTTTTTCTGGCGAGACCGCTAGCGGCTGGCAGGAAGCAACTTTTGCTACCCCGATCGATGTCACGGCTGGCACGACCTATATTGTGTCCTATTTTGCCCCCAACGGTCACTATTCGATTGATCGCAATTATTTCAACATAACAGGCATGGAAACGCCATATATTTTAGTGCCAAAAAACACCGCTGGCAATGAAAATGGCGTGTTTGCCTATGGCGCCGGGCCAACCTTCCCTAATTCAAATTTTAATGCCGGGAATTACTGGGTAGATGTGGCATTTGCACCCGAACAACCGGCACCGCTCCTTGGAACCAACCCCTCGGCTACGACACTTGTAAGCCCATTACTCCCAACACCACTTACGAAGGCCGGCATGAGCGCTTCGATGTCGGGTGGGGATGGTTGGCGGCCAATCCCGTACGGCGATGCTATCTATAACATTGGTCACCACCAAGAAGTTACCAGCACCTACCCAGCAATTTACGCCACCGATCGAGTCACTGGCCAGCAGTTGCCGGGCTACCCTAAGGCCTTAAATAGCGGTGATCCAACCATGCCTACCGACTTGGTAAGCGTAACGCATACCACCGAATTTCTAGATCGTGAAGGTGCGTTTGGCCCGGCTGGCGCAGTGTATATCGGTGTCCAGCGCATGAATCAAAGTGAGGTTGGTGTTGCTTGTTTTAACCTTGAAACAGGCACCGGCTGCGGTTATACACCGGTTGGCAATACCGTTGGCAACACAAGCGGTGCTGGCGGTTTCAGTATATATGCTATTTTAAGCGCCGGTTATGAGGCAGAGGGAATTTTTCATTCGCTTACTTCTGATGGTCGGCTGGTGCGAATGGATATTGCTAGCCGAACTGCCCTACCTCCAGTTAGCTTGAACTTTCCTGATTCCACCGATCAAAATGGTGCCTATGGCCCTGCGCTCTATAAAGTTGGCGACAAACTAATTGCCTATATTCGCTACAATGCTTCATCAATTGGCGCCCTGCAGCCATTAGGAACCAGAATGCAGTGCTACGACCCAGCAACTGGCGCGATTTGCAGCGGCTGGCCAGCGACCCCGATTACTTTACCATCAACCGCCAATAACCCGGCCCACACTATTCGTGGCACAACCCCTATGCTTACCGGTGCTGGCGAAGAGGATGGTTTTTGTACCTTTTGGATTGAAGGAGCCACTGAGGGCGCGTACTGCTTTGGCCTCGATGGTACGCCGCGCACAGTGCCGCCTGTCCTGCTATCACCCACCGAAATACCTAACCCGGTATTCGATACCGGTCATTTGCCAGGTACCGCGCGAACCTACATACCCTATCGTACTGAAATAAGCCCAACAGTCGTTTACGATACCTATATGTGTTTTGACTGGGCAACGATGGCACGCTGTGCAGATTTCGGTGATACTCCAGGGAGTTTAAAGACCTGGGATCCAATAAATAACGGCAATCTTGCCACCTATGGCATTGTCTATGATGAAGCTGGGGGCTGCATGTTGGCACTTGGTGACCGTTCGTGGATGGTAGCTTTTTCGCCAATTACCGGTAACTCTCCCTGCCAAACACTAAAATATACCTCAGTGGTCGACCCAGTGGCTGCTTATTGCGACAACATTTCGCTGGCCACCACCTGGCGACAGCTGGACTTATACAATATTGATCCTTCGCTGGTAGACACTGCTCAGGTGACCTTGCGCGATAGTAATGGGGCGATTGTGCCGGGTTTTGAGGACATTGTCATTACCCCAGGCAGTCCGCTTGATATCAGCGCTATTCCGGCAACTGGTGCAACGCAGCAGCTGACCATTGAGCTTGAAATGACCACCCATTCTAACTGGTCGTGGCAAGACGGCCAACCGAGCATCGCTGCCAGCTTTAATGGCGATACTTTCAACCTCGAAGCCGACGACTGTACATTATCGCGGATTGGCGCTTCAGTATTTGAAGACACCAATAATAACGGTGTCCACGATAGCGGCGAAGCGCCGCTGCCAGGTGTTGAGGTAGCGCTACTTAACGATGCCGGTTTTACCGTTGCTGTGACCACCGTTCAGCCAGATGGTACCTACGAGTTTACGAACCTAGCACCCGGCAATTATGCAGTACAGTTCCGCACGCCAACTGGTTACCAATCATCACCACTCGTTGTTGGCACCGGTACCGGCATGACCTCTGATGCCGACCCGAATAGCGATGTAGCCACCAGATTTGTTACTTTAACCGGCGGCAATGCCCTTTACGTGATGGGTGCTGGCTTTTTAGTCGAACAACTTCCTGAACCGAACCCGAACCCAAACCCAAATCCAACTCCAAGACCGGAAACACCTAACCAACCTCCACAGCTTGCCCCCGACCTTGCGGATACTTCGTCGCAACTTCCGCAGTATATCCTTTTGTGCATAGGCTTATTGGCGCTTTCAGCTGCATCCTTCCGGTACGCGAAGAAACGATAG